From a single Gimesia fumaroli genomic region:
- a CDS encoding FAD-dependent oxidoreductase → MNAALQTDIAILGGTPGGIAAAIAAARLGRSVLLIEPQPHIGGMSTSGLGKSDVERRDLIGGLFQEFTSRIHQYYLNQYGPDSENASLCQNGYYFEPSVAETIFKEMLATESQITLLKNHRLHSATTIEHRLTEITVSEYEMGEQKSIQAQTFIDATYEGDLLAAAGAAFRLGREARDEFHEPHAGKIYFDYQQQTFLPDSTGRGDDRLPAYTYRLSLTTNPANAAPLTEPPADYDRAHYLGYFDDLAAGRLAGPTSFKPGRGYEPAHFNTLVRALSVTPLPNQKTDVNINPRPLGFPFPEENRDYVTGDVATRDAICTRIRNLTLGLLWFLQHDEQIPADQRELALQYHLPKDEFTDNGHFPYQLYIREARRLVGEFTLTERHITHQPEQGIDASETEPFPDTIAIGEFPIDSFPCRKQQPGDTIVLEGYLGMLDHITRPYEIPYRIMIPQTIDGLIVPVAASTTHVAFSSIRMEPTWMALGQAAGVAAHLAMQHQCRLRNVPIQELQTQLVHDGQILKHQPVISQ, encoded by the coding sequence ATGAACGCAGCACTGCAGACCGACATCGCAATTTTGGGCGGCACACCCGGCGGCATCGCAGCAGCCATCGCAGCGGCCCGATTGGGACGCTCTGTATTGTTGATCGAACCACAGCCCCACATCGGCGGCATGTCGACCAGTGGTCTCGGCAAAAGTGACGTCGAACGGCGCGATCTGATCGGCGGCCTGTTCCAGGAATTCACAAGCCGCATCCACCAATATTATCTCAACCAATATGGACCCGATTCGGAAAATGCATCCCTCTGTCAGAACGGCTACTATTTCGAACCATCGGTGGCTGAAACGATTTTCAAAGAAATGTTGGCAACCGAATCGCAAATTACGCTGCTCAAAAACCACCGGCTGCACTCCGCAACGACCATCGAACACCGACTGACGGAAATCACTGTTTCTGAATACGAAATGGGCGAACAAAAAAGCATCCAGGCCCAGACCTTTATCGACGCGACCTACGAAGGCGATTTGCTCGCTGCCGCTGGTGCCGCATTTCGCTTGGGACGCGAAGCCCGCGATGAGTTCCACGAACCGCACGCCGGTAAAATCTATTTCGACTACCAGCAGCAGACCTTTCTTCCCGACAGCACGGGCAGGGGGGACGATCGGCTGCCCGCCTACACCTATCGCCTCAGTTTGACGACCAATCCCGCGAATGCGGCCCCGCTGACCGAGCCGCCCGCTGATTACGACCGTGCCCATTATCTGGGATACTTCGACGATCTCGCCGCGGGACGACTGGCAGGACCGACCTCCTTCAAACCGGGCCGCGGTTATGAACCGGCTCACTTTAATACATTGGTTCGGGCGCTGAGTGTCACACCATTGCCGAATCAGAAAACCGACGTAAATATCAATCCACGTCCGCTCGGCTTTCCGTTTCCCGAAGAAAACCGCGACTATGTGACCGGCGATGTCGCGACCCGCGACGCTATCTGCACACGCATTCGCAATCTGACGCTCGGCCTGCTCTGGTTTCTGCAACACGACGAACAGATTCCCGCCGATCAACGGGAACTCGCTCTACAATATCATCTGCCGAAAGATGAATTCACCGACAATGGCCATTTTCCATACCAGCTTTATATCCGCGAGGCACGCCGGCTGGTGGGGGAATTCACGCTCACCGAACGTCACATTACGCATCAACCAGAGCAGGGGATTGACGCGAGTGAAACAGAACCGTTTCCCGATACGATCGCCATCGGAGAATTTCCGATCGACAGTTTTCCCTGTCGCAAGCAACAACCGGGTGATACGATCGTGCTCGAAGGCTATCTCGGTATGCTCGATCACATCACGCGGCCTTATGAAATCCCGTATCGGATCATGATTCCGCAAACGATTGATGGACTGATCGTGCCCGTCGCCGCTTCCACTACACACGTCGCGTTTTCTTCCATTCGTATGGAACCGACGTGGATGGCGCTCGGGCAGGCCGCTGGCGTCGCCGCACATCTGGCAATGCAACATCAATGCCGCCTGCGAAACGTCCCGATCCAAGAATTACAAACCCAACTGGTCCATGACGGCCAGATCCTGAAACATCAGCCTGTGATTTCCCAATAA